In the genome of Thunnus thynnus chromosome 6, fThuThy2.1, whole genome shotgun sequence, the window gtcgccattactccactatctatacatagcaaatagttgtttgttgacatccagtgaggctcaATGTAATTTATTGGACCTTTAAAATTAAAGATATCTCCAATTAAAAACTACATTAAAGAAGTAAACAAATGAATTATGAGATGGATTGTGATCGTCAGACACATAAGTAAAACAGAATACCAAAACTAATACTTTTTAATCCTTTTTAAAATGGATTGGTACAGATTCCTCCACGTCAATAGTCCATTTATTGTTGGTACAGAATTATTACGCATGCTCATTGGCATTGATTGTGCAGTGTTTTTGCTTGCAGGTGATATGCCAATCCTTTCCTaatttgggttaaaatggttaggtttaggcacaaaaaccagcACTTGGtcagggttagggaaagatcatagtttgggaccaacagcctgtggactacTGACACAGAATCCTGTTCTGTGTCAGTAGTCGGTAAATTATTGCACCAATTCTGTAGCCGGTGCCTTTTAAAATTAatgttgtaatttaattttaagacataatcattattttttcatttaaagacagaataatgaaATCTAATTGTTAACTGGcttttataataattaatatataattaataatatatgttttttatacTTAGTGTTTTTATGGCATCATTTGATGTAATTCatcaatttattattattttaccaaatttactgttttggtttaatCTCACCGTTATTATCAACCTTGTTTCCTGGTGTTTTAGTGAAAATAATGGATAAAACCACTATGCACGGCGTGCCCAGAGCTAATCAGCACGCAGACAATGTTAGCAAATAGCTGGTAAACATATTCAAGCATTTCTATCAAGCCTCTAACAAGTGAGATATTTGCTTTGGTGTTGGTGGAGGTCAAGGACTTATATGTACCAGGTGGCCataaacacgactccaaatgaatgctaatgttggatgtgtaaataccAGTAGTTAATTATGTTATCTTTAGTATAATTCCAGGTCACCCCATGCTGGTCTAACTGTAATTTCTAGGATTAGTATTATTTATCACAATTTATCAGTAGTATTTATAACATACATTTCTGGGTAGTTTCATTACAATATACCTTTGGGTTTCTTTGTCTGGGTTTTTCTGCTGGCACCTCTTTATAATGCAGTaattaaattgatttttgttcctgtcactcaaagctttaaaaaacttaaaagcaATGTGTAATGACATGGTTACTTTGGGTAATCCACAAACCTTTTGATCCAAGACATAGTCCCAGGACATTGCTTTGGATagacacactttttttttttttttttttttttcaagttttgaGCAGCAACAAAACTTCagcacataaaaccaaaactatatGCAAGGGTGGATACCACTAGAAGTAACTGAGAAAGTAGTTTTCATGATTTAGGCAAACTGACCTTTTAAAAATCAAGGCTCAAAAAGGAGCTATAGATAACAGTAATATTACATCTGCATTACTCATGTCTTTCAGTAGCTTTGAGAAACTCCCTCATTCAAACAGCTACAATCACACTAGTTGCCTGCCACTCATACACAGGTGTGTTATATGTCTCTGTGCTTCTCCCTAATTCCACATATACTCCTGTAGACAGTGAAGCTAAATAGGAATCATGGACACTGAGcatgtctgtgtgcgtgtgtaagaGTCTCTGTAACGAGATAGGGTGGTCTATTAATGGATTAATGATTCAACTTCCCTTACTGCATCCCCCAACACTATGCCAGacatgatacatatatatatttatatatatagacTGGGGGGGTTACCCATTTCTCCAGATTAGGTAACTGCCATAACACTCACAAGGGACACCTCAGCAATTACACAGTATATACTGCAGCTGTAAGACATGATGCATAGTATAAATAAGGGTTGTGTGAGACAAGGAGAAATGGATCCTATTGCAGATATCAATGCCTCTGTGAAGTCTGTTATTTTGCTGCAGGGCCTAACTGGGCTGGCTATTTTCAGTTGTCTTATTGCAAGGGTTATGAATGTTTTCAGAAACCcaagtctgtctgtctatgtgGGTGGCTGTCTGAAGCCAAGGCATTTTTAGCACTCTGTCTTGTTCTCTTCCCTGTCACCATCCTGTCTCTTTCTTTGCAAAATGATAACTTCTTCCTTAACTCTGACAGACCCGCACAGTTACTTCAATCTTCTTCATCCCGCCTTCAACAGAGATCATCCGAGCTGAGCGAATCAATGTCAAAGACGTCTCCACCAACTCTGCCACGCTCCAGTGGCGACCCGTTCTGTCCAGTCTGACGGGCTACTATGAGATCCGCTTCGGTCCGCTTCCATCaagaggagcaggaggtggTGCAGGAGGTGGAACTGGGACCAGTCCGAGCACTGGTGGGAGTCATTACCAGAGACTCACCCAATCTGCAGATTCCAGCACTGTCAAGCTAACAGGCCTGAAGCCTGACACCACCTATAACGTCACACTGACTCCGGAGTCCAATGAACAAGCATTTAATACTCTCTCTGTCACCTTCACAACAAAACCAGGTTGGGTTATATCCCATATACACAATGTGTCATAAACCATAACTTTACACTTACTTTGCTACTGACATCCTTTGCTATAGTAGAAACATTTAACtgttccagctcctcaaattCCTTTAATCTGTTGtatttaattgtaaattgaatattttggagTTTTGAATCATTTTGGAGATCTCTCCTTGGGGTCTTGGAACAATTATTTCAAATTttataaaaaaagttttttaatcAATGTTGAAAATGATCATGGGTTGCAGCCgtagtttgttatttttgtcatattgtCTTTTACTGGctcagtgttttttcttgtctCCGCACTCTCCCACCAGAGCTGCTGAGTCCAGCTGTGGTAACGGTCTCTGAGTCAGGGCCAACCAGTGTTCGAGTGAGTTGGGGTCCTCTTCAGCCAGAGACGGTCACAAGTTACTACATCGAATACTCTGCCCTGCCCAGGGGCAAGCTCCACGCTGTCACAGTGGGCCGAACACAAAACTCCACACTCCTCAAGAACCTCCAACCAGATACCACCTACTTGGTCACTGTTAGCGCCCGGCACGCCTCGGGCAAGGAGAAGGCAATGTCTGTCAAAGTGTGTACTCAGGAAGGTGAGCTATGTGAGGAAAAAACAGTCAAACTCAGTGATGAAGGATCAGTTTGCTGCACGCTAATCCTAATCCTACACAGCATAGTCCTTTCTGTCTCTTAAATTTCAGATAATTACTATCAGTCCCATTCAGGATTCAGGTTTGACTACTCCAAGTGCAGTTCGGAGCTGCTAGCTGAGCTAGAGCCAAACAATACAATTACTGTACAAGTTCTATTGAAGCAGTTCCTCTAGTCTCTATTTTTCCACTACATTCATATCCTCTTCTTTCTAATACTCCAACTAAATATGATACTCTGTGGTCTCTCTTTCCAGTGACTCCAGCCCTGGCAGACCTTCAGTTGACCACAGTGGGTAGTGACTCAGTGCAGGTCGACTGGAAGGGCAGTATGGCCGGTTTGAGGGGTTACTGGCTCACCTGGGAAGGACAGCAAAGCTCTGACCCTGCCCAGCGCTCCTCCCTCTATTTGCCACCTGACTCTCTGTCAACGCGCCTCACACACCTCCCCCCATCGGCTAGGGTGTGTGTGTCACCCATTTACAAGACAGCTCGGGGAGAGGGACTGTGTTGCACAGCACAGTTTGACTCAGGTCAGTGGTGACAGATCATGAAGGGAATTTGTAGTGGAGTTGCTGTTTAAAAGCAATAGTTCAACAGTTTGGGAAATACTGTATGCCTGAAATCCCTGTATGCTTTCTTTCTGAACATATGTATATACCACTCTCAAGTTTGTGCATTTAGTACACAGCTAGAGCCAGGAGGCAATCAGCCTAGCTCAGCATAAAAACTGGCAGGAGgaaaaacagctagcctggcccTTTCCAAAGTTAaaagctgtttcctctctttaaGCTAATTGCTTcctcgatcttctcatctaactcccaGAAGGAAAGCAAATAAGAGTATTTCCATAAATGTTTAACAATTCCATTAAAGACTCAATTtcccaaaattattttaaaaaatctcatttGAAACTAATACAgaatctagccatgcagatagttttggttttattgtccaggttttgaggTATCCGTCTCTGTGATTCTCATGCCTCCATGTCCACACAAttgagatacatttttttttttgtagtgctCAAAGCAAGGGAAACTTATGtttaaacaagactaagagtctacagccaagcTTGcggctctgtgagactgtactcATACACAGCTCGGCTTTGAGCGAGATGCAAACATGATGTGCTAACTTTGTATGGCATGTTAGTCATTAGTTTTGTAGCTATTTGGTCATGACTCAAAGTATATTGGACATTGGGATTAAAAATTGGtggcacaagaggaaaagtgtgtttttaccaaaattttatggcaatctaCACAATAGTATGagaaatgtcaacctcatggtggtgctaaagGAAAAGACTAGACTAGAAGTAAGTCAGGAAATAtgttattgtaattattattttattgtaatttgagTTAACAGAAACATGTTTATGTTGGACACAGTTATGACTCCAGATTAATCTCATTTGTGTTCAAACTGTATAAATATTGATGTCATATCAGCTGTTTTCTCCTTCTGCCCTTCAGACGCAAGAGCATATGGCTACCGATCATAGCGCCTCTGAACTGCAAGTGCACCTTACCAAACATGGAGGGATGATGACTAGAAGAATGCTGACTTTCATCCATAATTCTTTTGAGTGCCTCTCCCCTCTGTGGATATTATCCAGGAGAGATGTGTGGTTTGGCTTACTGAGCACTCATGTGGAAGCCATAGAGACTTAAGAGTGGTCTGGGACAATATGGCCACATGTTGACTGCTCCAATCTGCAACACAGAGGACTATTTGCTTTTCCATTTCTATTGTCTCATCTGGTTTACACATGTAGTAAATGTATAATGCTTCAGTTTAAAGATGCAAGTGTAAGGTAAAGATATTTTTTAGGTCTGTTTTGATACAGAGCAGGGCATGTTGAGGTTGTTGGATGTTTTATGTGGCTTGTTTTGCAGACCGCTTTGCACCATATGTGGGCCTCATGCCCAAACCAGCATTTTTTCAAATCCTGctaaagaaaagagaacatctgatttacatttataatgaaTACGTATGTCTTACACCTACATTACTTCCTTATCAGCACATTTGATAACATTGGATACTTGTGTGCACAAGGAGGGAAGGTTAATGTGTGGCCCTTTAATAACAGGAGATTCAGGGATTGCTTTTAAACTTTCAAGAAATTACAAACAGACCAACCCAATGCCCTGGAATTACGGAGGTGCTGCATATGTTACATTGTGTGTAGCTGAAAGAGGTCTTGTATTGGTCTCTGCACATAGAtccattgtttatatttattaatcTAGAGTCATGTAAGTATGAGAATTAATAGCGTACAGTATACAGACATGCTGTTTGCATTTTAAGACTGTTACCTTTTTATAAGCTGGTCTTTGCTGCCCTCTATTGAAAGGATCCTCACAGGCTTACAGCTGGTCTTTTACTGTTATCCTCTCAGAGCAAATGTATTATGTCATGTTTGGTGACCACTATTGAATTTTAACATGAGCTTGCAATAAAGTTCTTTAATAATTTtgttaatactttttttttttgctatatgACAAACTAACATCAACAACTAAGATTAGGGCTAAATATTCTGatgaatagatttttttaaggGGGTACTCCACTAATTTTACATGTCACTCATCGGGAGTGAAAGCAGTTGCATTaagtcttctgtggctctgcaTCAGCTTTTTCTAGTGTGAGAAAAatactcaagtgacatcacttgggTCAGCTTGGGGTTGaaaactacagtttttttttttactggaggCCTTTGTTACAAGCTGGGGGCATTGAATTTGAATTGGTCATTTACCAGGCAGAGAGGGTCTACTGAAAGATGttatcaagttgcattatgggaagtatAGGATCCAGTATTTTTGGAGCTTGGCCTAGACCAGGGATTAAACGTTGCTTTTGACAAGTCTTTTCTTGTCTATCatcaactttatggaagtgcactATGAATACCTATAAATCACTTTATGATAATTAACTGTAACCTAACTGTACCTTGAAAAGGTTCTACTTTCATCCGGTTAGCGTAGGCAGCGCTAACagttctgtgaggctgtaccTAGGAATAGTGGTGCTTTCAGCTATGTCAGCATGCCAACATTCTCACAGCAACAGtgctagcatgctgatgtttagtagatataatgtttaccatgttcatgatcttaatttagcatgttagcatgccaacatttgCTAATCATAAATAAACAGTGCAATGGAGGCTGATAGGTACTGGAAGTACTGGACTAATTAAAACTTTTCTACAAAGGTTTTACAATTCATCACGTACCAgtggattttatttttacatttgtagaTTAGAATGTGAATGGGGATTAAAAAGAGACTTCAGATTTCACACTTACCTGACCAAACTTAAGGAAAGTGTAGTACACTGAATCAGAAACTCTGTATCAAGGCTTCTCCCTGTAgataaatgaacacattttcagctgTTAGTTGGTGTATTGGTACCATTTTCAAAGACATAGTCGATTAATTAGTCTTTTCTGGTTAAATGTTGACTTAAAGATATTTAATACAGAATTTCTATGTCAGTAATTTCAACCCATAGGTCTGACCCAGTTTCCCAGatgagtatgtatgtgtgtggataATCCAAGGAACTAAATACCTGACAAGTCAAGGTACACCATCTCACTGATCAAGCCTTGTAAATCCAACATTGCCATGATTCAGTCCTATTCATTCATTTGCAGCGTTTTACTGGAATGTCCTTATACAACCAGATATATTAATGGGATAGTTACCTAAACAGTAAAGTGAAATCTCTGGAGGTAGGCAAATCTTTATTGTCTCATGGTATTTATTGTCATATCACCCAATCCCACAACAATCCTTAACAAACAGCCTGAAAGATATTCCCTAAGGCCTAATCATCAGCTCTACTCATAATATCAACAGTTtaaattcacattattttcattattcaggttcagtaaaaaaataaataatcactaTTCACTAATCACTATACAGCTTATCACTGCATAGCAATGCAATGTTGTTTATGCGGCTCTTACGCTATTTGATTAGGCTTTTACAACTTTTACTATACAATAGAGGCAGAGCTGACAGTTGAACCACTAGTGGGGGGAACTCCAATGTATAAATTGACTGATTGGTTaaatgatgtaattttaaggattagGTGTTAAAAGATTTGTGGATTCATGTCATGCTAAATACCAGAAAATACAGGctacatgttttgtgtttaagcACTTAAAATTGGCAAAAGTAAATGAGGAACAATTagacatgcatgcatgcatgcaacaGTCTGCATACAGAAGAACTCATTATTTGATAAGTGTGTTAATGCCATCTTTTACAGTCTAAATGTAACCTCAATGGTAAAATTCTTGAAAAAAATTCTCTTAACATTAATgaataacttaaaataaatataacttaaatatATCCTATAATATAATACCATTTGTAATAACACCATAACCAAAATTTCAGTCACTACCATTATGTTGATTTAAATTAACTGCATGCggcacagaaaacattaaacagcGCTGAATCCTGCAGAATATTGACCCAAATTACCTGCAGTTGGGTATCaccaccactagatgtcagtaACCAATCATATTTCAGTCTGCATCAAAGCCATTGTAGACATACTGTACCTTGGCAATATGACTTGAAGGTATTATTTTAACATTGGCAGTCACTTTAATACAGACTGAGTCTCTCAATGCTTCAAACTGTCCAACACCCAATACAGACTATAGGCTGTGTTTCTTTCATATAATAATCATTATGTGAAAATAACAATCACAATTAAAaagatttaatcatttttcttttctttcataataataaaaaaaagaaattcccACAGACCCCCTGCAATTATACCAACTGACATGTCATTTAACACAATGCTGCTGATCTCCTTCTTCAGTTGGAAGTAAGGCTGTTTCATTGGTGGGGGTATGGTGATGGGGAGACAGGGCTGTTGAGCCTGAAGCTGCATGGCACCAGGCAGGGGCAGGGACAACTGATTTAGTATGAATAGCTTGCTAAAGGTTTGCTTGCATTGATTAAATGTCAGCTAAAAGCAGAGCAAAATGTTAACACTCAGAATTTTCTGTGAAGATATTAATTAACTAATGTTGGGGAGCAAATGTAGCCTATTTTACTAAAGAATAAGCTAACAGGTTCATTTCCACCACTCATTGACGACACCCACCTTTCTTTATGAAAAATTGGgtgagaaaaggaaaacaaaccaTTAGTTTTATTAGTACattataaatgaaatattctCTTAATGTTGATAGGTTAATACTTTGATATTGAAAAAAACTGACCtaatgttttaataacttttaggGCCCCTGTCAGTCACAGGCCCTTAGAATCATCCTAACTTTTCCCCTCATACGGTGCCCCTGTGTCAATATGTCTTTTGTGAAAAAGGCCCATTAACAGGCCTACAAAAGTTGAATTGTTTTCGTCATGGCCTTCCTTTTAAGACTACTGATGTTTTAGCTTTTTGGATTTGGCTTAGATTTTACAACAGTGTCAACATCTCCACCAGTTTAAAGCTGCCCAGTGAAGTAAAGTTTGGAATAACAGATGGCCCAAATGTGATCATCATGTTAAATCTCCTGATAAGAGACCACAGAAATATGTCTGAAAGAAATGATACAATATTGGATTGAAGGCTTCTGGCTCTGATTCCTACAGAAGACCATTTACACATAATACCAGTTTGGGAGCTTCTTCTAGCTCCTAATTTATCCAAACTGGATGAGGTTACCCTAATCTTGTTTagtgtttgtttcatcagttTTAGTCCTTCAAGACTACAGCATGAGAATGAAGTCAAGCAAAGTTGCAGGTTTGAATAGACATTATGTCATAGAGGACCTAGGGTCAAATCTTTTGCTAATTTATTCTACATAATATATGTCTTACCTAACCCAATTTAAACTCCATTTGatctcttgttttattttagggTGAATTAGAGTAATGTGGGACAATTTCTGCAATTGGCACTTCAACAATATACTGAAGCCAATACATTATGTCTACAGCCGATACTATTCTGAATTCCCCAAGGTGTTTTCTAATCATATCAGACAAGAGAATACAGATATCATACTCAGAGAAGAAATGGCAAATATAAAAGTGTTCTTTTTGCCAAATTGTCCCAGCTTATGTGCATTTCCTAATGTGGGACAGTTCAGGCTGAAGTCTGGGACACTCATTGGGGGTCTGAAAGGTCTAAATCACCTTAATTCATACAATGAAAACTTCTCCAGTCAGTAACACTCAAGGCCAGAGTGCATGTCCAGATTTGGTCATTTCAgtaattacaatgtttttgctgttacagatagtatatgtattttgtatgtattatgtattaatatttgtaataata includes:
- the vwa1 gene encoding von Willebrand factor A domain-containing protein 1; its protein translation is MESLVLLTWMLLCSLLRPSATQNPPPEAVLNCCEGDVLFLVDSSGSVSSYEHSHMLSFLSELLLPFSLGEDQVRVGLLQVGTQPRLEFGFDTYTTQSGLQGALRSIKPLRGDTNTVEALRMARDRVLRPGAADGARPGLPRVLVWLTDGVKPGDVIGPMAELREEGVAVLVASTGHGNYQVFRQVVTPPIENHLYFVDIDDMSIITEDLRDAIIEIIRAERINVKDVSTNSATLQWRPVLSSLTGYYEIRFGPLPSRGAGGGAGGGTGTSPSTGGSHYQRLTQSADSSTVKLTGLKPDTTYNVTLTPESNEQAFNTLSVTFTTKPELLSPAVVTVSESGPTSVRVSWGPLQPETVTSYYIEYSALPRGKLHAVTVGRTQNSTLLKNLQPDTTYLVTVSARHASGKEKAMSVKVCTQEVTPALADLQLTTVGSDSVQVDWKGSMAGLRGYWLTWEGQQSSDPAQRSSLYLPPDSLSTRLTHLPPSARVCVSPIYKTARGEGLCCTAQFDSDARAYGYRS